The genomic segment CGGCGGATCAGCGTCGACCAGTTCCAGCCCGGCGATGTCGTCGCCGGGACGGCGTCCGTCCGGCGGCGGCACCCAGCGCACCACCCGGGCCAGCAGCGGCACGGCATCGGCCGGCTGCCGCATCGGGAACCGGAGCCGTACCGGAGTGTCCGGCTGGGCGGACCTGGTCACCGGCAGGCCCAGCGCCGTGTTGACCACGTGCGCGCAGGTCAGGACCTGCCGTGGTCCGACCAGCACACCAACCCCGACCGGTTCACCGGACGGGCCGAGGAAGCTGACGATGAACGGTGCGGGGTCCGGCTCAGCCATGGGTAGGGGTCGCCGGAGGGACGGCAGGTGCCTCGGCGCGCTTCCAGGTGAGCGTGACGGTGAAGTGCACCTCGGTGCTGCCCTTGGCCACCACGATGCCGGTCTCCGCGCCGACGACGATGCCGAAGTCGACAGTCACCTCGTCAGGTGCCACAGCCGCCAGGCCGGTCCGGATCGCGCCGAGCGCCGGCTTGAGCTGGTCGAGCGCCGCCTCCAGGGTCTGGCCGGCACGGGCGACCACCTCACCGGGCCGGGCGGCCAGCACCAGCTCGTTGGGAAGGTCCTCGTCGGAAGCCTGGACGACCAGGCGTCCGCCGCCCTCCACCGGCACGTCGATCAGGTAGCTCATCCGGCCCGCGTCCTCCCTTGTGGCCCATGGTCCGGGTCACCCTAGTGGACGCGGTTGATCACGAGGAGTCGACATCCGATCTGCCTCGCCGGCCGGGACTCCATCGAGGATGGGCCGATGGGCGGGCCGTCGTAGGCCCTCTCGCCCCGATCGTCGTCAGTCGTCCACCACCGTGATGACCACGTTGCCGACCTTGTGG from the Solwaraspora sp. WMMD1047 genome contains:
- a CDS encoding CU044_2847 family protein encodes the protein MSYLIDVPVEGGGRLVVQASDEDLPNELVLAARPGEVVARAGQTLEAALDQLKPALGAIRTGLAAVAPDEVTVDFGIVVGAETGIVVAKGSTEVHFTVTLTWKRAEAPAVPPATPTHG